In Carassius carassius chromosome 27, fCarCar2.1, whole genome shotgun sequence, the sequence ATTCCAGCTCCATCTGATTGGACGCGACAGCGAGGGGCGAGAACCATGTCATCATTCCTCCTTAAAAAGACTGCTGCTATGCCTCAGTGATGGAAAGATCACCGCACGCGTCCAAATATAGTACCAGGTGTGCCTCTGATTCCAACCCGTCTGAAGTGCCTTTCAGCTGGCGAAGATGCCGAGGGGATTTTTAGTCAAGAGAAATAAGAAAGCGACACCTGTTTCGTACCGCGTCCGCTCGGAGGATGAGCAGGACGCGTTTCCAGGCGCGCAGCAGGACGCGGCAAGCGCGCACCGCCCGGCGCAGCCGGTGCAGTTTGGGAACCCAGAGATCGTCTACCGACCCATGTACAGCCCGACCCGACCCGTGAGCAGGGAGCACGAGAGGGCGTGTTTGGAAAGGCGCTTCAATCTCGGCTCGCCCATTTCGGCGGAGTCCTTCCCGGCGGCACCCAGTGGCTCTGATCATGCGCCGTTCGCTCCCGTGGATCTTAAAATCGGCACCAGCAACAGCACGCGAACCGGCACAACAGTAACCACCAAACGGCCCGCGTCAGACGCGGAGCGCAAAGGCAAACCAGTATCCAAGAGAGCCAAAGCCATGCGGAAATTGCAGTTCGAGGACGAAGTCACCACTTCCCCGGTGCTGGGACTGAAGATCAAAGAAGGTCCTGTGGAGCAAAAACCCAGATCTCAGTGCGCAGGCGGCGACAAGCCGCTCGGAGAGTTCGTGTGTCAGCTGTGCAGAGAAGCCTACGCCGATCCCTTCTCTCTAGCC encodes:
- the LOC132106425 gene encoding insulinoma-associated protein 1a-like; translated protein: MPRGFLVKRNKKATPVSYRVRSEDEQDAFPGAQQDAASAHRPAQPVQFGNPEIVYRPMYSPTRPVSREHERACLERRFNLGSPISAESFPAAPSGSDHAPFAPVDLKIGTSNSTRTGTTVTTKRPASDAERKGKPVSKRAKAMRKLQFEDEVTTSPVLGLKIKEGPVEQKPRSQCAGGDKPLGEFVCQLCREAYADPFSLAQHKCSRIVRIEYRCPECDKLFSCPANLASHRRWHKPKTVPQNPESTKTPATGKDETSSDRDTPSPGLSESGSEDGLYDCHHCGKRFKRQAYLKKHVMAHHDACDKSQSQAPLNLSASECHLCPVCGENFPSRVSQERHIRLLHSAQIYPCKYCPAMFYSSPGLTRHINKCHPSENRQVILLQMPVRPAC